A single region of the Streptomyces caelestis genome encodes:
- a CDS encoding GNAT family N-acetyltransferase produces the protein MTTGLRVANRISQIAEFWKPLADELYALPNWLQTAEQRSAGACHYAVLRRDGSPVGALVGYETLPDSWFFTNPVALLTQSTSTLEPFLDETERSELLAAAGQLTQAQARLYPALVSVLPSGYLPGLLRGAGADGTVTEQLADELGRLADEHGYATTAVMHVREEDTDLRERLVGRGYLPFASVGDCVLHTPWDDFDDYLASLTSPRPNRIRREIRSFTESGAVLRETPLNALGEEHARLHALHMRRYGHEAEVAASRQLIANIQAHPTGRGRVLEARRGDELVGFVVFYELGQTFHPKMIGIAEGEKRAFTYFNLTYYGLIRIALAEGIRCIGYGPEAYEAKALRGCSLERRVNHVLVPREFRGPATRAAELVDRAYRRRMDRHDWARG, from the coding sequence ATGACCACGGGACTTCGCGTCGCGAACCGAATATCGCAGATCGCGGAATTTTGGAAACCTCTGGCGGACGAGCTCTACGCACTGCCGAACTGGCTCCAGACGGCGGAGCAACGCAGCGCGGGCGCCTGCCACTACGCCGTGCTGCGGCGGGACGGCAGTCCGGTCGGCGCTCTCGTCGGCTATGAGACGCTCCCGGACAGTTGGTTCTTCACCAACCCGGTGGCGCTGCTCACCCAGAGCACGTCCACTCTGGAGCCGTTCCTCGACGAGACCGAGCGCAGCGAACTCCTCGCAGCCGCAGGGCAGCTGACGCAGGCGCAGGCGAGACTTTACCCGGCGCTCGTCTCCGTTCTGCCCAGCGGCTACCTGCCCGGTCTGCTGCGCGGGGCCGGGGCGGACGGCACGGTGACCGAGCAACTCGCCGACGAGCTGGGGCGGCTGGCCGACGAGCACGGTTACGCGACGACAGCGGTGATGCACGTCCGAGAGGAGGACACCGATCTGCGGGAGAGGCTGGTAGGCCGCGGCTACCTGCCGTTCGCGTCGGTCGGCGACTGCGTGCTGCACACTCCGTGGGACGACTTCGACGACTACCTCGCGAGCCTGACGAGCCCCCGGCCCAACCGGATCCGACGGGAGATCCGCTCCTTCACCGAGTCCGGGGCCGTTCTGCGGGAGACCCCACTCAACGCATTGGGCGAGGAGCACGCGCGGTTGCACGCGCTGCACATGCGGCGCTACGGGCACGAGGCGGAGGTCGCCGCGTCCCGGCAGCTCATCGCGAACATCCAGGCCCACCCCACCGGCCGTGGACGGGTACTGGAGGCCCGGCGCGGCGACGAACTGGTCGGATTCGTGGTCTTCTACGAGCTCGGCCAGACCTTCCACCCCAAGATGATCGGCATCGCCGAGGGTGAGAAGCGCGCCTTCACCTACTTCAACCTGACCTACTACGGCCTGATCCGCATCGCGCTCGCCGAGGGCATCCGGTGCATCGGCTACGGGCCGGAGGCCTACGAGGCCAAGGCGCTACGCGGCTGCTCCCTTGAACGGCGCGTCAACCACGTGCTCGTACCGCGGGAGTTCCGCGGACCGGCGACCCGGGCCGCCGAACTGGTCGACCGTGCCTACCGCAGGCGTATGGATCGCCACGACTGGGCGAGGGGATGA
- a CDS encoding ABC transporter ATP-binding protein has translation MAAEPVESHPVRLSAVDPEPGVRKPDSLLVLDQVTRTFGGLVAVRVEHLEVQRGAITALIGPNGAGKTTLFNVVSGFDRADGGRWSFDGQPLTGSPAHRVARRGLVRTFQLTRTLARLTVLENMLLAAPGQRGERALPALLRPLWRGQERESERRADELLERFRLGPLRDDHAGTLSGGQRKLLELARALMARPVMLLLDEPMAGVNPALTQSLLGHITQLRDEGLTVCFVEHDMDVVMGISDWVAVMADGRLVAEGPPHTIGRNAAVVDAYLGKQHDEPGTTEEKE, from the coding sequence GTGGCCGCTGAACCTGTCGAATCCCACCCGGTCCGGCTCTCCGCGGTCGATCCCGAGCCGGGGGTGCGCAAGCCCGATTCCCTGCTGGTCCTGGACCAGGTGACCCGTACCTTCGGCGGCCTCGTCGCCGTGCGGGTCGAGCACCTGGAGGTGCAGCGCGGGGCCATCACGGCGCTCATCGGGCCCAATGGCGCGGGCAAGACCACGTTGTTCAACGTGGTGAGCGGGTTCGACCGGGCCGACGGCGGCCGGTGGTCGTTCGACGGACAGCCGCTCACCGGCTCCCCGGCGCACCGGGTGGCGCGGCGGGGACTGGTCCGGACGTTCCAGCTCACCAGGACGCTCGCCCGGCTCACCGTGCTGGAGAACATGCTGCTCGCCGCGCCCGGGCAACGTGGCGAGCGGGCGCTGCCCGCGCTGCTGCGACCGCTGTGGCGCGGGCAGGAGCGGGAGTCCGAGCGCCGGGCCGACGAACTGCTGGAGCGGTTCCGGCTCGGGCCCCTGCGCGACGACCATGCCGGCACGCTCTCCGGCGGTCAGCGCAAACTGCTGGAACTGGCCCGCGCGCTGATGGCCCGGCCGGTCATGCTCCTGCTCGACGAGCCGATGGCCGGGGTGAACCCCGCGCTGACCCAGTCGCTGCTCGGACACATCACGCAGCTGCGCGACGAGGGGCTCACGGTGTGCTTCGTCGAGCACGACATGGACGTGGTGATGGGCATCAGCGACTGGGTGGCCGTCATGGCCGACGGCCGCCTCGTGGCCGAGGGCCCACCGCACACGATCGGCCGGAACGCCGCCGTCGTGGACGCGTACCTGGGCAAGCAGCACGACGAACCGGGGACGACCGAGGAGAAGGAGTGA
- a CDS encoding ABC transporter substrate-binding protein: MKASIRRSAIFASAAALVMAVCGTTGTAQAEPGDGELQFGYVLPETGQLAYLGPPQIESLKFAIQKINDAGGVLGKPVPTVVSSDEAGQEAVAAQSADRVLAAGVDAIIGAAASGMSLSFIDRVTGAGVAQCSGSNTAPTFTDYEDDGFYFRTVPSDALQGPILADVVRDDGHNRVALVARADDYGRGLMESTRKSLEDRGATVALAETYDPKATNFDQVAQQIENSRPDAAVVIAFEEGAQILQGMIESGIGPDRIGVYGADGLRSEELPSLVAPGQPERLSGMKGTAPASAENAQYVKDLKEFAPKLKELQFAPQVFDCVTTIALAAEKAESDDPGEYVKEMNGITKDGEKCNSFAACKELLADGRDIDYDGVSGPLDFTDKGEPGQATIEVYGYDDKGALQTLRTETSRAEE; the protein is encoded by the coding sequence ATGAAAGCGTCGATACGGCGGTCCGCGATCTTCGCAAGCGCGGCTGCTCTTGTGATGGCCGTCTGCGGTACGACGGGCACTGCCCAGGCCGAGCCGGGCGACGGTGAGCTCCAGTTCGGCTACGTCCTGCCGGAGACGGGACAGCTGGCCTACCTCGGCCCGCCGCAGATCGAGTCGCTGAAGTTCGCGATACAGAAGATCAATGACGCCGGCGGGGTCCTGGGCAAGCCCGTGCCGACTGTGGTCTCCAGTGACGAGGCGGGTCAGGAGGCCGTTGCCGCGCAGTCGGCGGACCGGGTCCTCGCGGCAGGCGTGGACGCGATCATCGGCGCCGCGGCTTCCGGCATGTCGCTGTCGTTCATCGACCGGGTGACCGGAGCGGGCGTGGCGCAGTGTTCGGGGTCGAACACCGCTCCCACCTTCACCGACTACGAGGACGACGGCTTCTACTTCCGTACCGTCCCGAGCGACGCCTTGCAGGGGCCCATCCTGGCGGATGTCGTCCGCGACGACGGCCACAACCGGGTGGCCCTGGTGGCACGGGCGGACGACTACGGGCGCGGCCTGATGGAGTCCACCCGGAAGTCGCTGGAGGACCGCGGTGCGACGGTGGCGCTCGCCGAGACCTACGACCCGAAGGCGACCAACTTCGACCAGGTCGCCCAGCAGATCGAGAACTCCAGGCCGGACGCCGCCGTGGTGATCGCCTTCGAGGAAGGCGCCCAGATCCTGCAGGGCATGATCGAGTCCGGAATCGGGCCCGACCGGATCGGCGTCTACGGCGCCGACGGACTGCGCAGCGAGGAACTGCCCTCGCTGGTCGCGCCGGGCCAGCCGGAGAGGCTCTCCGGGATGAAGGGGACCGCGCCGGCATCGGCGGAGAACGCACAGTACGTGAAGGACCTCAAGGAATTCGCGCCGAAGCTGAAGGAGCTGCAGTTCGCACCGCAGGTGTTCGACTGCGTGACGACGATCGCGCTCGCCGCCGAGAAGGCGGAGTCCGACGATCCCGGCGAGTACGTGAAGGAGATGAACGGGATCACCAAGGACGGCGAGAAGTGCAACTCGTTCGCCGCCTGCAAGGAGCTGCTCGCCGACGGCAGGGACATCGACTACGACGGTGTGAGCGGTCCGCTCGACTTCACCGACAAGGGCGAACCCGGCCAGGCGACGATCGAGGTGTACGGCTACGACGACAAGGGAGCGTTGCAGACACTGCGTACCGAGACCAGCAGGGCCGAGGAGTGA
- a CDS encoding SAM-dependent methyltransferase, whose protein sequence is MDDSGDLARAYSDDSVLFRVLRHLGWDSLANIGYFTPPTLPFAALTGPVPFQRRLARRSLALLDARHGQLVLDAGCGRGDTTARLGAAGCRALGVDIQPAQIDQARRRFGDSARFAVADATALPQQAAEIPLTDGSFDRVHCLEAAFHFGHEGRRSFLGESFRLLRPGGRLVLVDVTSRTDQPIGTFDPDGIVRGTWRFDDLEPYERYPLMASAAGFTTRRILDWTTPVLHRAAQLCALFVAAASTRAGRQALCLRWPGLRTLDARDWDEVVAVVRAHRAIGRVTRYTAYVLDKPARLPTGRPAV, encoded by the coding sequence ATGGACGACAGCGGGGACCTCGCGCGTGCGTACAGCGACGACAGCGTGCTCTTCCGGGTGCTGCGGCACCTCGGCTGGGACAGCCTGGCGAACATCGGCTACTTCACGCCGCCCACCCTGCCGTTCGCGGCCCTCACCGGGCCGGTGCCCTTTCAGCGCCGACTGGCGCGCCGGTCGCTGGCGCTACTGGACGCCCGGCATGGACAGCTCGTGCTGGACGCCGGATGCGGTCGCGGTGACACCACGGCGCGGCTGGGGGCCGCGGGGTGCCGGGCGCTGGGGGTGGACATCCAGCCCGCACAGATCGACCAGGCACGTCGCCGCTTCGGCGACAGCGCGCGTTTCGCCGTCGCCGACGCCACGGCTCTGCCGCAGCAGGCAGCGGAGATCCCGCTGACCGACGGTTCCTTCGACCGTGTGCACTGTCTGGAGGCCGCCTTCCACTTCGGCCATGAGGGCCGCAGGTCATTCCTGGGCGAAAGCTTCCGGCTGCTCCGCCCAGGAGGCCGGCTCGTCCTCGTGGATGTCACGTCCCGTACGGATCAGCCGATCGGGACCTTCGACCCGGACGGCATCGTGCGCGGGACCTGGCGCTTCGACGACCTCGAACCGTACGAGCGCTACCCGCTGATGGCGTCCGCCGCCGGTTTCACCACGCGCCGGATCCTCGACTGGACCACTCCCGTACTCCACAGGGCGGCCCAGCTCTGCGCCCTGTTCGTCGCCGCCGCGTCCACCCGGGCCGGCCGACAGGCCCTGTGCCTGCGGTGGCCCGGCCTCAGGACCCTCGACGCGCGGGACTGGGACGAGGTCGTCGCCGTCGTCCGAGCTCACCGGGCCATCGGGCGCGTCACTCGCTACACGGCGTACGTCCTCGACAAACCCGCACGCTTGCCCACCGGGCGCCCCGCTGTCTGA
- a CDS encoding branched-chain amino acid ABC transporter permease — protein MRYQRLLVPALALVLVTVPAISTRAQGEEVPRGPTFAARALQALIDGIQFGVIIAITSVGLSLIFGTIHLINFAHGEFVTIGASFAFFLNVSAAGPGWHLIPAALTAVVFGALLGGAVDRGIWRPLRARGTGLINMFIVTIGLSLVLRHVVLVLYGTRPASYAQYDIQSTIDLGPAGITPRDLTVTLLSVLVLLGVAALLQRTRIGTAVRAVSANRDLAEASGIDVQRVVLFVWMLGGGLAALGGVFFGLVEIVTWDMGFKLLLLMFAGVILGGLGNAYGAMVGSLVIGVVAQMSTLWFPVDLQYAWALLVLIVVLLVRPQGILGRAERVG, from the coding sequence GTGCGCTATCAGCGGCTGCTCGTACCGGCCCTCGCCCTGGTCCTCGTGACGGTGCCCGCGATCTCCACCCGGGCACAGGGTGAGGAAGTCCCGCGCGGCCCCACGTTCGCCGCCCGCGCTCTGCAGGCGCTGATCGACGGTATCCAGTTCGGGGTGATCATCGCGATCACCTCGGTCGGGCTCTCGCTGATCTTCGGCACCATCCACCTGATCAACTTCGCGCACGGTGAGTTCGTGACGATCGGCGCCTCCTTCGCGTTCTTCCTCAACGTCTCCGCGGCCGGTCCGGGCTGGCACCTGATCCCTGCCGCCCTCACCGCGGTGGTCTTCGGCGCCCTGCTGGGCGGGGCCGTCGATCGCGGCATCTGGCGCCCGCTGCGGGCCCGGGGCACCGGGCTGATCAACATGTTCATCGTCACCATCGGGCTCTCGCTGGTGCTGCGCCACGTCGTCCTCGTGCTGTACGGAACCCGGCCCGCCTCCTACGCGCAGTACGACATCCAGAGCACGATCGACCTGGGGCCGGCCGGCATCACCCCACGGGACCTCACCGTCACCCTGCTCTCCGTACTGGTGCTGCTCGGCGTCGCCGCGCTCCTGCAGAGGACACGGATCGGTACGGCCGTGCGGGCCGTCTCCGCCAACCGCGACCTCGCGGAGGCGTCGGGCATCGACGTGCAGCGAGTGGTGCTGTTCGTGTGGATGCTCGGCGGCGGGCTGGCCGCGCTCGGCGGGGTCTTCTTCGGCCTGGTGGAGATCGTCACCTGGGACATGGGCTTCAAGCTCCTGCTGCTCATGTTCGCCGGGGTCATCCTGGGTGGGCTCGGCAACGCCTACGGCGCGATGGTCGGCAGCCTCGTCATCGGCGTCGTCGCCCAGATGTCCACCCTGTGGTTCCCGGTCGACCTGCAGTACGCGTGGGCGCTGCTCGTCCTCATCGTCGTCCTCCTCGTCCGGCCGCAGGGCATCCTCGGCCGGGCCGAACGCGTCGGGTGA
- a CDS encoding LOG family protein, with protein sequence MNICVFLSATNLDECYAAPVREFAKLLVKGGHTLVWGGSNVGLMKVVADSVEEAGGQMIGVSVEFLSHIVRPGVEDMTVTRDLAERKELLRQKSDAIVVMPGGMGTLDETTDILELKNHDKADIPIVMLNTDGFYDGQRLQFQRMERDGFLPLPLEQLVHFADTPADVLAHLEARTVA encoded by the coding sequence ATGAATATCTGCGTCTTCCTTTCTGCCACCAACCTCGACGAGTGTTACGCCGCGCCGGTGCGCGAGTTCGCGAAGCTGCTGGTCAAGGGAGGTCACACGTTGGTATGGGGCGGGTCCAACGTGGGCCTCATGAAGGTAGTGGCGGACAGCGTCGAGGAAGCCGGCGGTCAAATGATCGGGGTCTCGGTGGAATTCCTCTCACATATAGTCAGGCCCGGCGTGGAGGACATGACGGTCACCCGTGACCTGGCCGAGCGTAAAGAGCTGCTGCGGCAGAAGTCCGACGCAATCGTGGTGATGCCCGGCGGAATGGGAACGCTGGATGAAACCACCGACATCCTCGAACTCAAGAATCACGACAAGGCCGATATCCCCATCGTCATGCTGAACACCGACGGGTTCTACGACGGCCAGCGCCTCCAGTTCCAGCGCATGGAGCGGGACGGGTTCCTGCCGCTGCCGCTGGAGCAGCTGGTGCACTTTGCGGACACCCCCGCCGACGTGCTCGCCCACCTGGAGGCCCGCACCGTCGCCTGA
- a CDS encoding MFS transporter, producing MTVPILGKDMRDLLTRDTRFRNVWLGETAANFGMQLTTFLLPLVAVTALDSSGTGVGMISVGQFLPVVAFSLIAGLVVDRHPPRRTLVAGTVARGAAVAAIAALYATGSLTLVPLVLLTAVVGTANVFYEVAYQSTIPKIVPTDAITAANGLHQSTYSVSQLAGSSAAGFLLGRFGLSATLAVTTALFVGAAISGFMVRGVQAPGVAVAGRSPLRSIGDGLRYTWALRPIRDLCVQAGVANLHMQAFLTAFLLFAVRDAGLSGTMVGVVVGIGSVGSLIGSLCASRLADRFAVGTLLCAGVVLAAVGLLGEASASRAGSGFAVSAAVAFAVQGFGVALFNVFAVSLRQAIPVEHQLGAVTAGYRLVALGTLPLGGLVGGLLADAVTAAGAVWLISGSYLLFSCLLMFSPLRTVRTVEEAKNLGEPAAHALDVR from the coding sequence ATGACCGTGCCGATCCTGGGCAAGGACATGCGTGACCTGCTGACCCGCGATACGCGGTTCCGCAACGTCTGGCTGGGGGAGACCGCCGCCAACTTCGGTATGCAGCTGACAACTTTCCTGCTGCCGCTGGTGGCGGTCACAGCCCTGGACTCCAGCGGCACCGGGGTGGGGATGATCTCGGTCGGGCAGTTCCTGCCCGTCGTGGCGTTCTCACTGATCGCCGGATTGGTCGTGGATCGCCATCCGCCGCGCCGGACCCTCGTCGCCGGCACCGTCGCCCGGGGTGCCGCGGTCGCGGCCATCGCGGCGCTGTACGCCACCGGTTCGTTGACGCTGGTTCCGCTGGTGCTGCTGACCGCGGTGGTGGGGACCGCGAACGTCTTCTACGAGGTTGCCTACCAGTCGACTATCCCCAAGATCGTGCCGACCGATGCCATCACCGCCGCGAACGGCCTGCACCAGTCGACGTACTCGGTCAGTCAACTCGCGGGCTCGTCGGCGGCCGGGTTCCTGCTGGGCCGGTTCGGCCTGTCGGCGACGCTCGCGGTGACCACGGCGCTGTTCGTGGGTGCGGCCATCAGCGGATTCATGGTGCGCGGTGTCCAAGCGCCAGGGGTCGCGGTGGCCGGGCGCTCTCCGCTGCGCTCCATCGGTGACGGGCTGCGCTACACCTGGGCGCTGCGCCCGATCCGCGACCTGTGCGTGCAGGCGGGGGTCGCCAATCTGCACATGCAGGCCTTCCTCACCGCCTTCCTGCTGTTCGCCGTCCGGGACGCCGGGTTGAGCGGCACGATGGTCGGCGTGGTCGTGGGCATCGGAAGCGTCGGTTCGCTGATCGGATCGTTGTGCGCCTCCCGGCTGGCCGACCGCTTCGCCGTCGGCACGCTGTTGTGCGCGGGAGTGGTGCTGGCCGCGGTGGGCCTGCTGGGCGAGGCGAGCGCCTCGCGGGCCGGTTCCGGCTTCGCGGTGTCGGCGGCTGTGGCGTTCGCGGTGCAGGGCTTCGGCGTGGCCCTGTTCAACGTCTTCGCGGTGAGCCTGCGTCAGGCCATCCCGGTGGAGCACCAACTCGGTGCGGTGACCGCGGGATACCGGCTGGTCGCGCTCGGGACGCTGCCGCTCGGCGGCCTCGTCGGCGGCTTGCTGGCCGACGCAGTCACTGCGGCCGGCGCCGTCTGGCTCATCAGCGGGTCGTACCTCCTGTTCTCCTGCCTGCTCATGTTCTCGCCGCTGCGTACGGTCAGGACGGTGGAGGAGGCCAAGAACCTGGGCGAGCCGGCGGCCCACGCCCTGGACGTCAGGTGA
- a CDS encoding MFS transporter produces the protein MTSPLTSPTSEGRWTPRLWGTLLVLCAAMFLDALDVSMVGVALPSIGADLGLSTSALQWIVSGYILGYGGLLLLGGRAADLLGRRQVFLVALGVFALASLLGGLVDSGPLLIASRFVKGLSAAFTAPAGLSIITTTFPEGPLRNRALAIYTTCGATGYSMGLVFSGLLTEASWRLTMLLPAPVALIALLVGLKLLPRSERERGQGGYDIPGAVLGTTSMLLLVFTVVEAPEAGWASARTLLSFAAVAVLLAAFVAVERRSPSPLIRLGVLRSGPQVRAQLGAFTFVGSYIGFQFLVTLYMQQLLGWSALHTALAFLPAGALVALSATKVGAVIDRFGTARLMVLGFALMVTGYVLFLRIDLDPVYAAVILPTMLLVGSGFALTFPSLNVQATNGVDEHEQGMVSGLLNTSVQVGGAIFLAVVTAVVTANSPERGNASPQAVLDSYRPGLVVVTLIAFAGLLITLTGLRPRRRQSSVVVAMSAPKKAEPVAVRD, from the coding sequence ATGACCTCTCCGCTCACCTCCCCCACGTCCGAGGGACGTTGGACTCCCCGGCTCTGGGGCACCCTGCTGGTGCTCTGCGCCGCGATGTTCCTGGACGCCCTGGACGTGTCCATGGTCGGCGTGGCGCTGCCCTCCATCGGTGCCGACCTCGGCCTGTCGACCTCGGCGCTGCAATGGATCGTCAGCGGCTACATCCTGGGCTACGGCGGTCTGCTGCTCCTCGGCGGACGCGCCGCCGACCTGCTGGGCCGGCGCCAGGTCTTCCTGGTCGCACTGGGCGTCTTCGCACTGGCCTCGCTGCTCGGCGGTCTCGTCGACTCGGGACCGCTGCTCATCGCCAGCCGCTTCGTCAAGGGCCTGAGCGCGGCCTTCACGGCCCCCGCCGGCCTGTCGATCATCACCACGACGTTCCCCGAGGGCCCGTTGCGCAACCGCGCCCTGGCCATCTACACCACCTGCGGTGCCACCGGCTACTCGATGGGCCTGGTCTTCTCCGGCCTGCTCACGGAGGCCAGTTGGCGGCTCACGATGCTCCTGCCCGCTCCCGTCGCGCTGATCGCCCTGCTCGTGGGCCTGAAGCTGCTGCCGCGCAGTGAGCGCGAGCGCGGCCAGGGCGGCTACGACATCCCCGGCGCGGTCCTCGGCACCACCTCGATGCTGCTGCTGGTCTTCACCGTCGTCGAAGCGCCCGAGGCGGGCTGGGCGTCGGCCCGGACCCTCCTGTCCTTCGCCGCCGTCGCCGTCCTGCTGGCGGCCTTCGTCGCCGTCGAGCGGCGCAGCCCCAGCCCGCTGATCCGGCTCGGCGTGCTGCGCTCGGGGCCGCAAGTGCGGGCACAGCTGGGCGCGTTCACGTTCGTCGGCAGCTACATCGGCTTCCAGTTTCTGGTGACCCTCTACATGCAGCAACTGCTCGGCTGGTCGGCGCTGCACACGGCCCTGGCCTTCCTGCCGGCGGGCGCGCTGGTGGCGCTGTCCGCCACGAAGGTGGGGGCCGTCATCGACCGGTTCGGCACAGCCCGGCTGATGGTGCTGGGCTTCGCCCTGATGGTGACCGGCTACGTGCTGTTCCTGCGCATCGACCTCGACCCGGTCTACGCGGCGGTGATCCTTCCGACGATGCTGCTGGTCGGCTCCGGCTTCGCGCTGACCTTCCCGTCCCTCAACGTCCAGGCCACCAACGGCGTCGACGAGCACGAGCAGGGCATGGTCTCCGGGCTGCTCAACACCTCGGTCCAGGTGGGCGGCGCGATCTTCCTCGCCGTGGTGACGGCGGTGGTGACCGCGAACTCCCCCGAGCGGGGCAACGCCTCCCCGCAGGCCGTCCTCGACAGCTACCGGCCCGGCCTGGTGGTCGTGACGCTCATCGCCTTCGCCGGCCTGCTGATCACCCTCACGGGCCTGCGGCCCCGGCGGCGGCAGTCGTCCGTCGTGGTCGCCATGTCCGCCCCGAAGAAGGCGGAGCCCGTCGCCGTACGCGACTAG
- a CDS encoding branched-chain amino acid ABC transporter permease: MDFSAILTDALRSGIGPIAAVYALAAMGLNLHFGYTGLLNFGQVGFMLVGGYGLAITVSTYDGPMWLGVLGGIACAIVLALLLGLPTLRLRADYLAITTIAAGETLRLFYRSNWAEPVTGGVFGLQRFANGFYALNPIEPGTYGVWLVRFSSRDLWVMIVGWALVLVVGGLLALLIHSPWGRVIRSIREDEVAARSLGKNVYAYKMQSLVLGGVIGAVAGMLQAIQVQSVNPDNYDPGVTFFLYTLLVLGGAGRILGPVVGAVLFWFVLSFLDSALRQAIDAEYISADLISTSEVGAVRFALVGVALILLVAFRPQGILGSRKEMLLSGR, translated from the coding sequence ATGGACTTCTCCGCCATCCTCACCGACGCCCTGCGCTCGGGCATCGGCCCCATCGCCGCCGTCTACGCGCTCGCCGCGATGGGGCTGAACCTGCACTTCGGTTACACCGGGCTGCTCAACTTCGGCCAGGTCGGATTCATGCTGGTCGGCGGCTACGGGCTCGCCATCACGGTGTCGACGTACGACGGCCCGATGTGGCTCGGCGTCCTGGGCGGCATCGCCTGCGCGATCGTGCTCGCCCTGCTCCTCGGCCTGCCCACCCTGCGGCTGCGCGCCGACTACCTCGCGATCACCACGATCGCGGCGGGGGAGACACTACGGCTGTTCTACCGCTCCAACTGGGCCGAGCCGGTCACCGGTGGGGTGTTCGGGCTGCAGAGGTTCGCGAACGGCTTCTACGCGCTCAACCCCATCGAGCCCGGCACCTACGGCGTGTGGCTCGTGAGGTTCAGCTCCCGCGACCTCTGGGTGATGATCGTCGGATGGGCGCTGGTGCTGGTGGTCGGCGGTCTGCTGGCCCTGCTGATCCACAGCCCCTGGGGCCGTGTCATCCGGTCGATCCGTGAGGACGAGGTCGCCGCGCGCAGCCTCGGCAAGAACGTCTACGCGTACAAGATGCAGAGCCTCGTGCTCGGCGGCGTCATCGGGGCGGTCGCGGGCATGCTGCAGGCGATCCAGGTGCAGTCCGTGAACCCGGACAACTACGATCCGGGCGTCACGTTCTTCCTGTACACGCTGCTCGTCCTCGGAGGTGCCGGGCGGATCCTCGGGCCGGTCGTCGGCGCGGTCCTGTTCTGGTTCGTCCTCAGCTTCCTCGACAGCGCGCTCCGCCAGGCCATCGACGCCGAGTACATCTCTGCGGACCTCATCAGCACGTCGGAGGTCGGCGCGGTGCGCTTCGCCCTGGTCGGGGTCGCCCTGATCCTGCTGGTGGCGTTCAGGCCGCAGGGGATCCTCGGCAGCCGGAAGGAGATGCTGCTCAGTGGCCGCTGA
- a CDS encoding ABC transporter ATP-binding protein produces the protein MTAEEQAPVLAADDIVAGYVPGVDVLRGCSVEVRPGEVVGVIGPNGAGKSTLVKAVFGLLRVRGGTVRLRGEDVTGRPAHELVRRGVGYVPQLQNVFPTLTVEENLRMGVYLRPKDHARRVAAVEELFPVLADRRRQKAGAMSGGERQMLAMARALMMEPQLLLLDEPSAGLSPLHQDHVFDRCRMINSAGVAVLMVEQNARRCLQLCDRGYVLDQGRNAYTGTGTALLHDEKVIELYLGTLARVR, from the coding sequence ATGACCGCCGAGGAGCAGGCACCGGTGCTGGCGGCCGACGACATCGTCGCCGGTTACGTCCCGGGTGTCGACGTGCTGCGAGGATGCAGCGTCGAGGTGCGGCCGGGCGAGGTGGTCGGTGTGATCGGCCCCAACGGCGCCGGCAAGTCGACGCTGGTCAAGGCCGTCTTCGGGCTGTTGCGGGTGCGCGGCGGGACCGTGCGGCTGCGCGGCGAGGACGTGACCGGCCGGCCCGCGCACGAGCTGGTCCGGCGGGGCGTGGGCTACGTACCGCAGCTGCAGAACGTGTTCCCCACGCTGACCGTCGAGGAGAACCTGCGGATGGGGGTCTACCTGCGGCCCAAGGACCACGCGCGGCGGGTCGCGGCGGTCGAGGAGCTCTTCCCCGTGCTGGCCGACCGCCGCAGGCAGAAGGCCGGCGCGATGTCCGGCGGCGAGCGCCAGATGCTCGCGATGGCCCGCGCGCTGATGATGGAGCCGCAGCTGCTGCTGCTCGACGAGCCGTCGGCCGGCCTGTCACCGCTCCATCAGGACCACGTCTTCGACCGGTGCAGAATGATCAACAGCGCGGGCGTCGCCGTGCTCATGGTCGAGCAGAACGCCCGCAGGTGCCTGCAGCTCTGTGACCGCGGCTACGTCCTCGACCAGGGCCGCAACGCGTACACCGGCACGGGCACGGCCCTGCTGCACGACGAGAAGGTGATCGAGCTCTACCTCGGCACGCTCGCCCGCGTCCGTTGA